The following coding sequences are from one Microvirgula aerodenitrificans DSM 15089 window:
- a CDS encoding dicarboxylate/amino acid:cation symporter, with amino-acid sequence MNLILKLLAGMLVGALLGLFAPADVVRGLLTFKALFGQFLNFVIPLIILFYIMSGIASLERNSGRLLGLTVGLAYLSTILAGGFAFAVAHEVLPGLIAEGIHAAARHEQALEPFFTVDIKPLFDVMTALGLAFIGGIGISATGATSLRRVADEGRNIVEWVLASALIPLLPFYIAGVFAGMAADGTVFDTLKTFGVVLLLAVLLHWVWLAVLYTVAGTATGRNPLRLLRTMLPAYLTALGTMSSAATIPVTLRQARAMPVRDEIGDFVIPLCATIHLCGSTITLVSCATAVMMMTAGLDVASWSTMLPFILMLGVAMVAAPGVPGGGVMAALGLLASMLGFGDASLALMIALYVAQDSFGTACNVTGDGAIAVAVDAAVPAAVAVGDEA; translated from the coding sequence ATGAACCTTATCCTGAAATTGCTGGCCGGCATGCTGGTCGGTGCGCTGCTCGGCCTGTTTGCCCCGGCGGACGTGGTGCGCGGTCTGCTGACCTTCAAGGCGCTGTTCGGCCAGTTCCTCAATTTCGTCATTCCGCTGATCATCCTGTTCTACATCATGAGCGGGATTGCCAGCCTGGAACGCAATTCCGGCCGGCTGCTCGGGCTGACGGTCGGGCTGGCCTATCTGTCGACCATTCTGGCCGGCGGCTTCGCCTTTGCGGTGGCGCACGAGGTGTTGCCGGGGCTGATCGCCGAGGGCATCCATGCCGCGGCCCGGCATGAACAGGCGCTGGAGCCGTTCTTTACCGTCGACATCAAGCCGCTGTTTGACGTCATGACCGCGCTGGGCCTGGCCTTTATCGGCGGCATCGGCATTTCCGCGACCGGTGCGACCTCGCTGCGCCGGGTCGCCGACGAGGGGCGCAATATCGTCGAGTGGGTGCTGGCCAGTGCCCTGATCCCGCTGCTGCCGTTCTATATTGCCGGCGTGTTCGCCGGCATGGCGGCCGACGGCACGGTGTTCGATACGCTGAAGACCTTTGGCGTGGTGCTGCTGCTGGCGGTGCTGCTGCACTGGGTATGGCTGGCGGTGCTGTATACGGTGGCCGGTACGGCGACCGGACGCAATCCGCTGCGCCTGCTGCGGACCATGCTGCCGGCCTACCTGACCGCGCTCGGCACCATGTCGTCGGCGGCGACCATTCCGGTCACGCTGCGTCAGGCGCGGGCGATGCCGGTACGCGACGAGATCGGCGATTTCGTCATCCCGCTGTGCGCGACCATCCATCTGTGCGGCAGCACCATCACGCTGGTGTCGTGCGCGACGGCGGTGATGATGATGACCGCCGGGCTCGACGTGGCCAGCTGGTCGACCATGCTGCCGTTCATCCTGATGCTGGGGGTGGCCATGGTCGCCGCACCCGGCGTGCCGGGCGGCGGCGTGATGGCGGCGCTGGGTCTGCTGGCGTCGATGCTCGGTTTTGGCGATGCCAGTCTGGCGCTGATGATTGCGCTGTATGTGGCCCAGGACAGCTTCGGCACCGCCTGCAACGTGACCGGCGACGGCGCGATTGCGGTGGCGGTCGATGCGGCCGTGCCGGCCGCGGTAGCGGTCGGCGACGAAGCCTGA
- a CDS encoding phage holin family protein, which produces MTDTRRPSASPGVMQRLLGSLLGLLHAHMGLLGVELEEARERILRMVVLGMLGAGALLLCLQTVMIGIIVLADPSWRPYAVGTMVLVFLLMGLGCIAAARKLALHSPTPFAATLDELKRDKERLLS; this is translated from the coding sequence ATGACCGATACCCGGCGCCCCTCCGCTTCCCCTGGCGTCATGCAACGGCTGCTTGGCAGCCTGCTTGGCCTGCTTCACGCCCACATGGGCCTGCTCGGCGTCGAGCTGGAGGAAGCGCGCGAGCGCATTCTCAGGATGGTGGTCCTCGGCATGCTCGGTGCCGGCGCGCTGCTGCTGTGCCTGCAGACGGTGATGATCGGCATCATCGTGCTGGCCGATCCGTCATGGCGACCGTATGCGGTCGGCACCATGGTGCTGGTCTTCCTGCTGATGGGCCTGGGCTGCATCGCTGCCGCACGCAAGCTGGCGCTGCACTCGCCGACGCCGTTTGCCGCCACGCTGGATGAACTCAAGCGCGACAAGGAGCGTCTGCTGTCATGA
- a CDS encoding DUF883 family protein, whose protein sequence is MATQNARKQDPQEALIDDLRDVLADTEAMIDDVTAQGGEKALALRGKIADNLRAVRSRLYDAEQKVAGKAKEAARATDTYVHDHPWQSVGVAAGVGFLLGLLVSRR, encoded by the coding sequence ATGGCAACTCAGAACGCAAGAAAGCAGGACCCGCAGGAAGCCCTGATCGACGATCTGCGCGATGTGCTGGCCGATACCGAAGCCATGATCGACGATGTGACCGCCCAGGGTGGCGAAAAGGCGCTGGCGCTGCGCGGCAAGATTGCCGACAACCTGCGCGCCGTGCGCAGCCGTCTGTACGACGCGGAACAGAAGGTGGCCGGCAAGGCCAAGGAAGCCGCCAGGGCGACCGATACCTATGTGCATGACCATCCGTGGCAATCGGTCGGCGTCGCCGCCGGCGTCGGCTTTCTGCTCGGCCTGCTGGTGTCGCGCCGCTGA
- a CDS encoding prephenate dehydrogenase has product MRIGKLVIIGVGLIGGSFALALKRAGQVDHVVGVGRSVRNLERAIELGVIDACEHDAGLAVRDADLVLVATPVGQMGGVFDAIAAHLPPRAIVTDAGSTKGDVALLMQRHLPCQLGYCVPAHPIAGSDLSGAAAAQYGLFEHRTVVVAPLDTTLPDAVERVSDAWRTCGATVVAMAPADHDRVFATVSHLPHLLAFSYVNSVASRPDAQRCLDFASTGFRDFTRIAGSHPEMWRDISLVNREALLAEIDAFSNELAALRAELAAGDGDAMEARYRRARAVRLDWFARFQKR; this is encoded by the coding sequence GTGCGGATCGGCAAACTGGTGATCATCGGCGTCGGCCTGATCGGCGGCTCTTTCGCGCTGGCGCTGAAGCGCGCCGGCCAGGTGGACCATGTGGTCGGGGTCGGGCGCAGCGTGCGCAACCTCGAACGCGCCATCGAACTGGGCGTGATCGATGCTTGCGAACACGATGCCGGCCTTGCGGTGCGCGATGCCGACCTGGTGCTGGTGGCCACGCCGGTCGGACAGATGGGCGGAGTGTTCGACGCCATTGCTGCCCACCTGCCGCCCCGGGCCATCGTCACCGATGCCGGCAGCACCAAGGGCGACGTGGCCTTGCTGATGCAGCGGCACCTGCCATGCCAGCTCGGTTACTGTGTCCCGGCGCATCCGATCGCCGGCTCCGACCTGTCCGGTGCGGCGGCGGCCCAGTACGGGCTGTTCGAGCACCGCACCGTGGTGGTCGCGCCGCTGGACACGACCCTGCCCGATGCCGTCGAACGGGTCAGCGACGCCTGGCGCACCTGTGGCGCCACCGTGGTGGCGATGGCGCCGGCCGACCATGACCGGGTGTTCGCCACCGTCAGTCACCTGCCGCACCTGCTGGCATTCTCGTACGTGAACAGCGTGGCCTCGCGGCCCGATGCCCAGCGCTGCCTGGACTTCGCCTCGACCGGCTTTCGCGATTTCACCCGCATCGCCGGCAGTCATCCGGAAATGTGGCGTGATATCTCGCTGGTCAACCGCGAGGCGCTGCTGGCCGAGATCGATGCCTTCAGCAACGAACTGGCCGCCCTGCGTGCCGAGCTGGCAGCCGGGGACGGCGACGCGATGGAAGCCCGCTACCGGCGCGCGCGCGCCGTCCGGCTGGACTGGTTTGCGCGCTTTCAGAAGCGGTGA
- a CDS encoding type II toxin-antitoxin system Phd/YefM family antitoxin has protein sequence MKFSSHIKPISYLKSHAAEIVRDISCSREPLLITQNGEAKLVVMDVKSYEEQEQTMALLKLLAMGNREIELAQFRDAEDVFAELDREDPQ, from the coding sequence ATGAAATTTTCATCGCACATCAAACCCATCAGTTATCTCAAGAGCCATGCTGCCGAAATTGTCAGGGACATTTCCTGCAGCCGCGAGCCGTTGCTGATTACCCAGAATGGCGAAGCCAAGCTGGTGGTCATGGACGTAAAAAGCTATGAGGAGCAGGAGCAGACCATGGCCTTGCTGAAGCTGCTGGCCATGGGAAACCGGGAAATCGAGCTGGCGCAATTTCGTGATGCCGAAGACGTCTTTGCCGAACTGGACCGGGAAGATCCGCAATGA
- a CDS encoding type II toxin-antitoxin system RelE/ParE family toxin, with the protein MSHRVVLLASATRDLQTLRRYLLRRFSAAVWQDSYDKIKASIRALETFPLAGGIPEEIERLNLTQYRQALAGMNRIIYEVRQSTVYIHLIADAREDMQSLLTRRLLSVP; encoded by the coding sequence ATGAGCCATCGCGTCGTACTGCTGGCCTCCGCCACGCGGGATCTGCAGACACTCAGGCGCTATCTGCTCCGGCGCTTTTCTGCGGCGGTCTGGCAGGACAGCTACGACAAGATAAAGGCATCCATCCGCGCGCTGGAAACCTTCCCGCTGGCGGGAGGGATTCCCGAGGAAATCGAGCGCCTGAACCTGACGCAATACCGGCAGGCGCTGGCGGGCATGAATCGCATCATCTACGAGGTCAGGCAGAGTACGGTTTACATCCACCTGATCGCAGATGCCAGAGAAGACATGCAGTCACTATTGACACGAAGGTTGCTGAGCGTACCGTAG
- a CDS encoding replication-associated recombination protein A, with product MADLFKVDPTPPLAEALRPQTLDEVIGQTHLLGPGKPLRLAFESGTPHSMILWGPPGVGKTTLARLTAHAFDCAFIALSAVFAGVKDIRSAMEQAEQHLAQGRHTILFVDEIHRFNKSQQDALLPYVESGLVTFIGATTENPSFEVNSALLSRAQVYVLKSFGDDELRQLLARARDKALTTLQFDDAAVDTLIGYADGDARRFLNLLEQVQTASRAARTTTISAAFLQEALTLNARRFDKGGDNFYDQISALHKSVRGSDPDAALYWLCRMLDGGADPRYLSRRIVRMAWEDIGLADPRAMQIANDAATTFERLGSPEGELALGQAVIYLAIAAKSNAGYMAYNQARAFVKQDKSREVPVHLRNAPTKLMKELGYGHEYRYAHDEPHAYAAGETYLPDDMPPPRWYVPVPRGLESKIADKLAFLRQLDEDAGKS from the coding sequence ATGGCGGACCTGTTCAAAGTCGACCCGACGCCGCCGCTGGCCGAAGCCCTGCGGCCGCAGACACTGGACGAGGTCATCGGCCAGACCCACCTGCTCGGTCCCGGCAAGCCGCTGCGGCTGGCGTTCGAGTCCGGCACGCCGCACTCGATGATTCTGTGGGGCCCGCCCGGCGTCGGCAAGACCACGCTGGCGCGGCTGACTGCCCATGCGTTCGACTGCGCGTTCATCGCGCTGTCGGCCGTATTTGCCGGGGTCAAGGATATCCGCTCGGCCATGGAACAGGCCGAGCAGCATCTGGCACAGGGCCGGCACACCATTCTGTTCGTCGACGAGATCCACCGCTTCAACAAGTCGCAGCAGGACGCGCTGCTGCCGTATGTCGAATCCGGCCTGGTGACCTTTATCGGCGCCACGACCGAAAACCCGTCGTTCGAGGTCAACTCCGCGCTGCTGTCGCGCGCCCAGGTCTATGTGCTGAAATCGTTCGGCGACGACGAGCTGCGCCAGTTGCTGGCGCGCGCGCGCGACAAGGCGCTGACGACGCTGCAGTTCGACGATGCCGCCGTCGATACGCTGATCGGTTATGCCGACGGTGACGCCCGCCGTTTCCTGAATCTGCTCGAACAGGTGCAGACCGCGTCGCGTGCTGCCAGAACAACCACGATCAGCGCCGCCTTCCTGCAGGAGGCGCTGACGCTGAACGCGCGCCGCTTCGACAAGGGCGGCGACAATTTCTACGACCAGATTTCGGCGCTGCACAAATCGGTGCGCGGCTCGGACCCGGATGCCGCGCTGTACTGGCTGTGCCGGATGCTGGATGGCGGCGCCGACCCGCGCTACCTGTCGCGGCGCATCGTGCGCATGGCGTGGGAGGATATCGGGCTGGCCGATCCGCGCGCGATGCAGATCGCCAACGACGCGGCGACCACCTTCGAGCGCCTCGGCTCGCCGGAAGGCGAGCTGGCGCTGGGGCAGGCAGTCATCTATCTGGCCATCGCCGCCAAGAGCAACGCCGGCTATATGGCGTACAACCAGGCACGTGCCTTCGTCAAACAGGACAAGTCGCGCGAGGTGCCGGTGCATCTGCGCAATGCGCCCACGAAGCTGATGAAGGAACTCGGCTACGGCCATGAGTACCGCTATGCCCATGACGAGCCGCACGCCTATGCGGCGGGTGAAACCTATCTGCCCGACGACATGCCGCCACCGCGCTGGTATGTGCCGGTGCCACGCGGGCTGGAAAGCAAGATTGCCGACAAGCTGGCCTTCCTGCGCCAGCTGGACGAGGACGCCGGCAAGTCGTAG
- the tsaD gene encoding tRNA (adenosine(37)-N6)-threonylcarbamoyltransferase complex transferase subunit TsaD, protein MLVLGFESSCDETGVALYDSERGLIAHALHTQMAMHAEYGGVVPELASRDHIRRAIPLAQECLKSGGKTLADVDAIAYTEGPGLGGALLVGASVANALAFGLGIPVVAVHHLEGHLLSPMLADPAPAFPFVALLVSGGHTQLMAVRAIGDYQTLGETLDDAAGEAFDKTAKLLGLPYPGGPLLSKLAESGDPLRFTLPRPMLHSGDLDMSFSGLKTAVLTLVRKIEREAGGIDEQTRADICRAFQEAIVDVLLHKSLGALKRSGLKRLVVAGGVGANTQLRAALDRAAARHRFEVFYPPLSLCTDNGAMIALAGCHRLAHAHPAGSYSVKPRWDLSALPALTGG, encoded by the coding sequence ATGCTCGTTCTCGGCTTTGAATCCTCGTGCGATGAGACCGGCGTTGCGCTGTACGACAGCGAACGCGGTCTGATCGCCCATGCACTGCACACCCAGATGGCCATGCATGCCGAATATGGCGGCGTGGTGCCGGAACTGGCCAGTCGCGACCACATCCGCCGTGCGATCCCGCTGGCCCAGGAGTGCCTGAAATCCGGCGGCAAGACACTGGCCGATGTCGACGCCATTGCCTACACCGAAGGCCCCGGCCTCGGCGGCGCGCTGCTGGTCGGCGCATCGGTCGCCAATGCACTGGCCTTCGGCCTCGGCATCCCGGTAGTGGCGGTCCATCATCTGGAAGGCCACCTGCTGTCGCCGATGCTGGCCGACCCGGCACCGGCCTTCCCGTTCGTTGCCCTGCTGGTGTCCGGCGGCCATACCCAGTTGATGGCGGTCCGCGCCATCGGCGACTACCAGACCCTCGGCGAAACGCTGGACGATGCAGCGGGCGAGGCCTTCGACAAGACCGCCAAACTGCTTGGTCTGCCGTATCCCGGCGGCCCGCTGCTGTCGAAGCTGGCCGAGTCCGGTGATCCGCTACGCTTTACCCTGCCCCGGCCGATGCTGCACTCCGGCGATCTCGACATGAGCTTTTCCGGACTGAAAACCGCGGTGCTGACGCTGGTGCGCAAGATCGAACGCGAAGCCGGCGGCATCGACGAACAGACCCGCGCCGACATCTGCCGCGCGTTCCAGGAAGCCATTGTCGACGTGCTGCTGCACAAGTCGCTCGGCGCGCTGAAGCGCAGCGGCCTGAAACGGCTGGTGGTGGCCGGCGGCGTCGGCGCCAACACCCAGTTGCGCGCCGCGCTCGACCGCGCTGCCGCCCGCCACCGTTTCGAGGTGTTCTACCCGCCGCTGTCGCTGTGTACCGACAATGGCGCGATGATCGCGCTGGCCGGCTGCCACCGGCTCGCGCACGCACACCCGGCAGGCAGCTATTCGGTCAAGCCGCGCTGGGATCTGTCGGCACTGCCGGCACTGACCGGAGGCTGA
- a CDS encoding L,D-transpeptidase family protein, with product MTRLRLLLFLIALLPLLAGAATLTLRVDKRARTLVVLADGQPIRSYRVSLGSHPLGTKHEAGDGRTAEGQYDIRVKNPASRFYRSLGISYPGPDDALRGLEAGLISDNDYRRIMAAHAAGEVPPWDTRLGGALFIHGGGATFDWTDGCVALDDADMRELFDLIDQGTQVEIRP from the coding sequence GTGACCCGCCTTCGCCTGCTGCTGTTCCTGATCGCGCTGCTGCCGCTGCTGGCCGGTGCGGCTACCCTGACATTGCGGGTCGACAAGCGTGCCCGCACCCTGGTGGTACTGGCTGACGGCCAGCCGATCCGCAGTTATCGGGTGTCGCTGGGCAGCCACCCGCTGGGCACCAAGCACGAGGCCGGCGACGGTCGCACCGCCGAGGGCCAGTACGATATCCGGGTCAAGAATCCGGCCAGCCGCTTTTATCGCTCACTGGGCATCAGCTATCCGGGGCCGGATGACGCCCTGCGCGGGCTGGAAGCCGGGCTGATTTCCGACAACGACTACCGCCGCATCATGGCCGCCCACGCCGCCGGCGAAGTCCCTCCGTGGGACACCCGGCTCGGCGGCGCGCTGTTCATCCATGGCGGCGGCGCCACCTTCGACTGGACCGATGGCTGCGTGGCGCTGGACGATGCCGACATGCGCGAGCTGTTCGACCTGATCGATCAGGGAACGCAGGTCGAGATCCGGCCGTGA